One part of the Astatotilapia calliptera chromosome 9, fAstCal1.2, whole genome shotgun sequence genome encodes these proteins:
- the LOC113028858 gene encoding NACHT, LRR and PYD domains-containing protein 1a-like, with the protein MGKTSSPCKSTGLPKYISEGTIEEDGCRVSSPWIKNKSREADPPVMTKNMSSTNTLSQSSHVQLSSTDSCYLTRSHSLSSLTKTPIKNLIQAASSPDMLLNEFTPVITDDFDDENYTFQCSCPGLYQCSVTGLVFVMKAEGDVVYRTVPWNRRLLAQHHKKPAGPLFDIKSQQQSVCQLCLPHCELISTGGGQFLQVAHVKEEGIEFITPHKITESHVVINLTGFSGYGIVSDKDSPPDPVQALVLLFYKPPVDPDPRSILSVLLLPRNIVIRDVQRTRRKLIGDERYIGTPPHCKLHPKQVYTLSNVPEDDLITVEPNEADFDDEYYDSYFTTFLVSLGRILTDVNLSLKEKSSSTCVWERKLCLFSPTVGTLNHPPSERLLNTRSCFVEGISEPNLNSLIDKLLEKKVITDAEREAADAKQDKREKARFVIDTVRKKELVGRK; encoded by the exons ATGGGCAAGACTTCATCACCCTGTAAATCCACTGGGTTGCCTAAATATATAAGTGAAGGAACAATTGAAGAAGATGGTTGCAGAGTTTCTTCTCCATGGATAAAAAACAAGTCAAGAGAAGCAGATCCTCCTGTCATGACTAAGAACATGTCATCAACCAATACGCTTTCACAGAGTTCTCATGTACAGCTCTCCTCCACAGATTCCTGCTACTTGACTCGTTCTCACAGCCTGTCTTCACTGACCAAAACACCAATCAAGAACTTGATACAAGCAGCAAGCTCACCTGATATGCTGTTAAATGAGTTTACACCAGTTATCACTGATGATTTTGATGATGAAAACTACACGTTCCAGTGCTCCTGTCCAGGCCTGTACCAGTGCAGTGTGACCGGCCTGGTGTTTGTCATGAAGGCAGAAGGAGACGTGGTTTACAGGACTGTCCCTTGGAACAGGAGGCTGCTGGCCCAACACCACAAGAAGCCTGCAGGACCCCTGTTTGACATCAAAAGTCAGCAGCAGTCTGTGTGTCAGCTTTGTCTCCCACACTGTGAGCTCATCTCCACAGGTGGAGGTCAGTTCTTGCAGGTCGCTCATGTGAAGGAGGAGGGCATCGAGTTTATTACCCCTCACAAGATAACAGAAAGTCACGTTGTTATAAACCTCACAGGGTTTTCTGGTTACGGTATTGTCAGTGATAAAGACTCTCCTCCTGACCCAGTCCAAGCTTTGGTTCTGCTCTTCTACAAACCCCCAGTTGATCCTGATCCCAGATCCATCCTCAGTGTGTTGTTGCTTCCAAGGAACATTGTGATCCGTGATGTACAGCGCACCAGGAGGAAACTAATTGGAGATGAGAGGTACATAGGTACACCTCCTCACTGCAAACTGCATCCAAAGCAGGTTTACACTCTGTCCAATGTTCCTGAGGATGATCTGATTACAGTTGAACCAAATGAAGCTGATTTTGATGATGAGTACTACGACAGTTACTTTACGACATTCCTTGTGTCTTTAGGAAGAATCCTCACAGATGTTAACCTCAGTCTGAAAGAGAAGAGCAGCTCCACCTGTGTTTGGGAAAGAAAATTGTGTCTTTTCTCCCCTACAGTGGGAACTTTGAATCATCCTCCTTCTGAGAGGCTGTTAAACACACGAAGCTGCTTCGTTGAAGGGATATCAGAACCTAATCTCAACAGCCTGATCGACAAACTGCTGGAGAAAAAGGTGATAACTGATGCAGAGAGGGAGGCAGCGGATGCGAAGCAAGACAAAAGGGAAAAGGCTCGTTTTGTTATCGACACtgtgaggaagaaag aacTCGTGGGGAGAAAGTGA
- the LOC113028859 gene encoding NACHT, LRR and PYD domains-containing protein 1b allele 3-like: MGKTSSPCKSTGLPKYISEGTIEEDGCRVSSPWIKNKSRETDPPVMTKNMSSTNTLSQSSHVQLSSTDSCCLTRSHSLSSLTKTPIKNLIQAASSPDMRLKGFTPGITADEFDDETYLFQCSSAGLYQCSVTGLVFVMKAEGDVVYRTVPWNRRLLAQHHKKPAGPLFDIKSQQQSVCQLCLPHCELISTGGGQFLQVAHVKEEGIEFITPHKITESHVVINLTGFSGYGIVSDKDSPPDPVQALVLLFYKPPVDPDPRSILSVLLLPRNIVIRDVQRTRRKLIGDERYIGTPPHCKLHPKQVYTLSNVPEDDLITVEPNEADFDDEYYDSYFPSFQVVLKKILTDINLSLKDKSSSSCVWEREVCLLPSGGKTDTLDTDPIKRLSALRSCFIKSISGPVLSSLMDKLLDERVITDAEMDAADVIQNRSDRARFVIDTVRKKGEAASSQMIEFLCELDPFLCEYLGLV, translated from the coding sequence ATGGGCAAGACTTCATCACCCTGTAAATCCACTGGGTTGCCTAAATATATAAGTGAAGGAACAATTGAAGAAGATGGTTGCAGAGTTTCTTCTCCATGGATAAAAAACAAGTCAAGAGAAACAGATCCTCCTGTCATGACTAAGAACATGTCATCAACCAATACGCTTTCACAGAGTTCTCATGTACAGCTCTCCTCCACAGATTCCTGCTGCTTGACTCGTTCTCACAGCCTGTCTTCACTGACCAAAACACCAATCAAGAACTTGATACAAGCAGCAAGCTCACCTGACATGAGGTTAAAGGGGTTTACACCTGGCATTACTGCTGATGAGTTTGATGATGAAACCTACCTGTTCCAGTGCTCCAGTGCAGGCCTGTACCAGTGCAGTGTGACCGGCCTGGTGTTTGTCATGAAGGCAGAAGGAGACGTGGTTTACAGGACTGTCCCTTGGAACAGGAGGCTGCTGGCCCAACACCACAAGAAGCCTGCAGGACCCCTGTTTGACATCAAAAGTCAGCAGCAGTCTGTGTGTCAGCTTTGTCTCCCACACTGTGAGCTCATCTCCACAGGTGGAGGTCAGTTCTTGCAGGTCGCTCATGTGAAGGAGGAGGGCATCGAGTTTATTACCCCTCACAAGATAACAGAAAGTCACGTTGTTATAAACCTCACAGGGTTTTCTGGTTACGGTATTGTCAGTGATAAAGACTCTCCTCCTGACCCAGTCCAAGCTTTGGTTCTGCTCTTCTACAAACCCCCAGTTGATCCTGATCCCAGATCCATCCTCAGTGTGTTGTTGCTTCCAAGGAACATTGTGATCCGTGATGTACAGCGCACCAGGAGGAAACTAATTGGAGATGAGAGGTACATAGGTACACCTCCTCACTGCAAACTGCATCCAAAGCAGGTTTACACTCTGTCCAATGTTCCTGAGGATGATCTGATTACAGTTGAACCAAATGAAGCTGATTTTGATGATGAGTACTACGACAGTTACTTCCCATCATTTCAGGTagtcttaaaaaaaatcctcacaGATATTAACCTGAGTCTGAAAGACAAGAGCAGCTCCAGCTGTGTTTGGGAAAGAGAGGTTTGTCTGTTGCCCAGCGGAGGGAAAACTGATACTTTGGACACTGATCCAATAAAGAGACTATCAGCTCTACGGAGCTGCTTCATCAAAAGTATATCAGGACCTGttctcagcagtctgatggACAAACTGCTGGATGAAAGGGTGATAACTGATGCTGAGATGGATGCAGCAGACGTCATACAAAACAGAAGTGACAGAGCTCGCTTTGTTATCGACACtgtgaggaagaaaggtgaagCTGCCAGTTCACAGATGATTGAGTTTCTGTGTGAGCTTGACCCCTTCCTCTGTGAATATCTTGGGTTGGTCTGA